The Quercus robur chromosome 3, dhQueRobu3.1, whole genome shotgun sequence DNA segment TCAATTCCTAAGTAATGCCTAAGAatgtccaaatttttataatgaaaaaaaataataataatttgattgtttGTGTTGAAATGGGAATAACAAAGAACTTTAGTACATGTTTGATACTTGATTAttttaaatctctaaaatttagTACTTCGTTGCTTATGGACAttataataatatcaatttgttgcattttaattatataatgtctttaaaaataagagatttaaaAAATGGACGAGTAATTGGCATCACTCACCCAATTGTACTGCCACATTTTACAGTTATgattacttctttctttcctgtCAAAATTACATTACTTGACCCCAGTGTTTTGCTTAAAAAGGAAAGGCATGAAGGATCATGAAAtattaattgttaatttttattctaaCATGCACTACTACTGGTGACTCCACTAACCAATCTGGACAAATTGAAAAAACCAGAATAATTTTAAGAGTCTGTTTGGTAACAGTTTATTAGTtgagattgaaatttttttgaaagtactgtaaataaagctaaaaggtaactaaaatagtataatggggtatatgaataataccaaaaaagtacaataaaacccataaatagtagcaaaaataagctaaataataacaaaaataaactaaatagtaaaaaactttattttttagccaatGACAAATGTAATTAACGTAAGAATGTTTAAGGAAAATAGGGTACTACAAGTTTGGAGCACATGAACTGTAGTCTAATAATCTCATCAACGCCAATAgcaaacctctctctctctctctctctctctccctctctctctctctccaatcaTTCTGTAAGAATTCATTAGCAGATTcatacaaagaagaagaagaaagaaacagaatTACGTTCAAAGAATGCTGCAATCAAAAAAGACTTTGCCAGAGCGAATAAGGATAAGATGTTCTCCCACTTAATTTATGCTCTGATAGCTAATGATGCAAATCAATTATATCCTGCACATGcgtaatattttttagtaggGTTATTCAGATATTGTCAAAAATGTATTGGGTGGTCAAGAATAGCTCTACAAATTGCATTGGTACCAACTTGAACAAACTTAGATCTAATACCACCTAATTCACACACATAATTCAATGGGTGGTATGTAATGGATTCTATCAAGGAGTTGCTTTTGTTTGTAGTGGAAAAGCTGAAAAGGATTGactaaacaatgaaaaacactgAACAACAGTTTTGCTATGATactaaaattacaaactaaaatgTGTCAAcaatagaagaaaaatatattcaaacGTTTGTTTATTATACTAgttaagaaacataaattacgTTTATTGTTTTGTCAATTTGTAAAtcttttatagtaaaattagtAGTAGACATGACATTTTCCGAATCTTAGTGGCATGTGTGGCCTCTGAAAGTTGTTTGTCCAATATTCACTACCATCTAGTCCATAGTTACGTCCAGGTTCACTTGCTACCTTTCCTTTTCTTGATCAGAAATAACAAAAGCATCTGAATGCAAAGAGGAGAACTCAATATAAGTAGAGTGGTTCAGAAACCATTTTGTACAAAGCAAATAAGACAAAGTAGCTTAAGAGGGCCTCTTAAGCTACATCAACTAAAAAACAATTGCCCATGCATTTGTTCCATCTTGGAGGGACCACATTGGACACACATGACTCCTAAATCCCATATTCAATGGAGGGTTTAATTCGGTCACGTTatattttgttggaaaattCCTCTCAAAATAAATGGTTGGAAAATATTAAGGGCCCGTTTGGAAAATTCCACTCAttatattttgctgaaattgaaaactttttactgaaagtactacagataaatgtaaaaattaactgaaatagtaaagtgagatccataaatagtaccaaaaagtgaagtaaaactcataaatagtagcaaaaataaattgaataataaaataagttgacaaaattaatttttgtcaaacagACACTAAAGCAAcagtaaattttattataaaaaatttacaaaattaacATAGGAAGAATATGATTTGTGTTGCTTAGACAATAAAATAAGCACTCCTTTATTTTATGATAGCTAACACATCAGTTTGTAACAGTTTGTAAgacatatttaataaattttgcaaCGTTCCTACCATTATTACTCAATTTGGATTGTATTTGTGTTGCTTAGCTAGCTAGCTTGTTTTACAAAGACCCCGTTTTCAGGGGATACGTATTCAAGCTCCTTAGAGATTTGAGGAATTTGAATGAAAGCGAAACATGTTCGTTAATGTTGCCGTTATTAACGGTTATAGCCACCGAATATCTCATTCTTTGCTTATCCAACGGTAGAAATAATACCCATATCGCCTCCGCTTCatcaccaccaccgccaccactaCCAACCACTGTGTCCTCTCCCTCAAGGCCAAACCCGTAATTTCACAAGGAATAAGCCGCGCCCAGGAGCTGGAAGAACCCATGGACCCCACTCTCGGTCGCGCCTGCATAGCCGAGCCATGGTGGCTCTTGTCAGTCACTGACTCCGCCATTGTTGAGAGAGTGAAGCAAGAGTTTGGGGTTTCTGGGTTGGTTTGCTTAGGTAGGTTTAGGAATGTGAGGTCGGTGTATGATTGGCAAGGGTTAAAGATTGAGGTGGGTGAGACTAACTTTGATTTTGGAACGTGTTATGAGGTGGAATGTGAGACTGGTGATCCTGAACGGGACAAGAAGGTGATTGAGAGGTTTTTGGAGGATAATGGGATTGGGTTTGAGTATTCCCAGGTGTCCAAATTCGCGGTGTTTCGGTCAGGCAAGTTGCCATTGTAAGTCTGTCtaatgttttgattttgtttttgttctgtGATGCAGTGCTTATGTAATCATAGGTCTTAGAATTGGACAGCTTTTTGTTTGctttaatgtgtgtgtgtgttgataATTGGATAGTTACAACAGGGGAGgtgaaattaaatttgaacctGAATGTTTTAGTTGAAAACAGCAGGAGATGCCAGTTGAGCTATATTGTGGGCTTGAATATTTGTGTTTCCtgttagtgtgcgtttgggaagccatggttaaaaaaataaataaataaaataataataataataataataataaataaataaatttaaaattttaacttttgagtGTAGTTTGGTCTGTCCCACatcaggaaaaaagaagaagaaaatttccTCTTCTCTAGGTTACTTTTAGCAATAATCAATCAACAAACATATGTAAAGTCACTCGAAATAATGTTTTAGCTCATGGATAATACAATCTGCTTAAGATAATGCCTTGTGAAGCAGAGGTTATTGGTGTGAATATTCTTATTTCCCTTTCATTGGGGTCAAAGTCACTAATGTTTGATTAAGGTTCCTAGTAGCAAGGTGGAAATGTTATGCATGTGAAGATACTGAAAAACATATGGGATACATTGGTGATGCAGCTTGTGTATTCTGCAGAGGATTTGTGTAGAAAATAGAAAGCAGAAACCATTTAGTTTTTGATGGCTTGTCTATTAAAGAGTATAGAAAGAAGCCATGGAAAAATGCTTGTTCCATAGTCTTGAAACTGAATGGGACAGAGTGGTGGATTGGGGTCTGCAAAACtgattaaaagattaaaaaagctGTGATTTGCAAGATAAATTGGGGGGTTACAGtctatttggatttggattcaAAGGAATCCATGGTGGCCAAGTGAAAAATGAAGAGTATTTTGCAAGCTATTAAATGGGAAGTAAAGTTGAGTTGTTGCAAGAGGGAGAATCAAAAAGACAGTTCTAAACAGGGCTTCATGCTGCTGCTGGGGGATTCCAGTTTCTGTCCTGAAGAAGAACACTAATTAGAGCTCATATGTGCAATGCTTATATCTGAGTAGGGACTTGATTTGGGATAATTTGTATAGTTTAGCATAATGCTAATAATTGCTGAGTATGGCATGTTGGCTCAGTTGTATTACTGACTTCTCTGTGGTGTTTATGCTCAATGAAATTTCTGCTTactttaaaaaaaggaaaaaagaaaaaaagaagaaaaaacatctGGTAGCTGAAAAAACAGATGCTTAATGTGAGTTCATATTTTTCCCCTCCTATATGTCTAACTTCTTTGTATATCTTTGTCTGTAGTTTTCATTCATGAGTATTTCACTCCTAGTTCATTTGGCTACAATACGTGAGTCATGAATgttttcttgtcatttttgtAATGTTTACTACTCTGTCTATTGTCTATTTTGTATTAGTAAGTCAATAAAAGATGAAACTCATTAGCCTGGTCTAAGGAAAGTTCTAATGAGGATAGCCTAGAATTTTCTTATTTGGTGGCATTATATTAGATTCTCTATTCTAACAATGATTATTTTTGTCATGTTGTCAATTTACTGGCAGAGTCATCACTATAGAGATCACACATTCCTGAACTTTTCATTTAAGATAATGACTTTGAGTTGTTGGTGGTTCCCTTGATTCTCTGGAAATGAATTGCTCAAGTGTGTCTAGAGAAGTAGGTACACTTATTTCAGTTGTAGAGAGGGGGAGTATAAATGGTAATATTTGATGACCTTCCACATAGGTGCATCTCCCTCGTCAATACCTATGGGTTAGAAGAGCCAATGCTTTCAAGTTTATCTAAAATTTGACATTAGTTTTGCTGGTAGTTGATCAGTCAGTTAATTCTGAATGGCCTCCTTTCAAATGGTAAAATTACCTTTAGCATAGGTGTTGATATGAAGAGTTTGAGCCTTGGTGTAATGGCAAGTGCCTTCCACTAAAAGCAATAAGTCACAGGTTTGAGTTCGGAAATCAGCCTCATCAGTAATTGAGGGTGAGGCTGCCTACAATTAATTCTCCCAAATTTCACAAAAGTGGGAGTTTTGTGCACTGGATACAATCTTTTCATAGGTGTTGATATGAAGCCCAATGACCGAATGACCTGGGTGGATATAATCTCAACCCAATGTCTTGTATTACGTTGCATGACTAGGATTTCGGTAACTATACTCATGCACTTGGCCCTAGTCTCCCATGATATTTCCTGTCCGCAGACttccttttttcccccttttcttttttcttgactCTTCATAGTTCTCTTGCATTTCTTTGTAGGAGCTCTTGAGTTTGAATAACTTTGTGACTGTACTCTCTGAACTTTGCGGTGCTTATGTTTTGCTGTCCA contains these protein-coding regions:
- the LOC126716439 gene encoding triphosphate tunnel metalloenzyme 3-like, with product YPYRLRFITTTATTTNHCVLSLKAKPVISQGISRAQELEEPMDPTLGRACIAEPWWLLSVTDSAIVERVKQEFGVSGLVCLGRFRNVRSVYDWQGLKIEVGETNFDFGTCYEVECETGDPERDKKVIERFLEDNGIGFEYSQVSKFAVFRSGKLPL